A section of the Leptotrichia buccalis C-1013-b genome encodes:
- a CDS encoding ATP-dependent helicase, with the protein MSSILDELNEEQRKAAEKIEGPVLILAGAGSGKTRTVTYRIAHMVKEIGISPLNILALTFTNKAAREMKERAAALIGHEANNLVVSTFHSFSVRLLKTYSERIGYGRNFNIYDVDDQKSIITKIKKEMGIKDNDNVQPGKLANRISKLKEQGIGIKELEREIDMRIPANRLFGEIYQKYDEVLKANNAMDFSDLLLNARKLLDDTFVLERIQERYKYIVVDEYQDTNDIQYEMINMIAAKYRNICVVGDEDQSIYAFRGANINNILNFERDYKEAFTVKLERNYRSTKKILDTANELIKNNKSSKGKTLWTDGSDGEKIKIYNAMTVYDEADFIVTEMKKKKRDGADYKDMTILYRTNAQSRVLEEKLLSANIPYKIYGGMQFFQRKEIKDILAYLSLLNNKNDNHNFYRIINVPKRSVGEKTLEKIQEVANEKNISMLEALHYIDEIPVRAATKLALKEFYNLMQGIYSSLEEMSIKEIFDEILIRTRYIDSIEDNKEDRVKNIEELLNSIIELEKQNPNMSLNEYLDMISLSSSTDEMEDDENYVKLMTIHSSKGLEFDYVFLAGMEDGLFPSISFDSPEEELEEERRLCYVAITRAKKELFISYSSSRKIWGKDDNLRRPSRFIYEMKQDNLEYVGGKYASLKGQSSAPRSFTPKIENFNPFSKDKLGTFGKKSGSQTTSNVNSKYKVGDVVNHKKFGRGKIKKVDMKSMIVEFMVGEKKIALVLADKILEK; encoded by the coding sequence ATGAGCAGTATTTTAGATGAATTAAACGAAGAGCAGAGAAAAGCTGCGGAAAAAATAGAAGGGCCTGTATTGATACTGGCTGGAGCGGGAAGCGGTAAAACACGGACAGTTACTTATAGAATTGCACACATGGTAAAAGAAATAGGGATTTCGCCGCTTAATATTTTGGCACTTACTTTTACGAATAAGGCGGCAAGAGAGATGAAGGAAAGGGCTGCGGCACTTATTGGACATGAGGCAAATAATCTTGTAGTTTCTACATTTCACTCATTTTCGGTAAGATTGCTTAAAACTTATTCTGAAAGAATTGGATATGGACGAAATTTTAATATTTATGATGTGGATGATCAGAAGTCGATTATTACAAAAATAAAAAAAGAAATGGGAATTAAGGATAATGACAATGTTCAGCCGGGAAAACTTGCAAATAGAATCAGTAAATTGAAGGAACAGGGGATAGGAATTAAGGAGCTTGAACGTGAAATTGATATGAGAATTCCTGCAAACAGGCTTTTTGGAGAGATTTATCAGAAGTATGATGAAGTTTTGAAGGCAAATAATGCGATGGATTTTTCGGATTTGCTTTTGAATGCGAGAAAATTACTGGATGATACTTTTGTGCTGGAAAGAATACAGGAAAGGTATAAGTATATTGTGGTGGACGAGTATCAGGATACCAATGATATTCAGTATGAAATGATTAATATGATTGCAGCAAAATATCGAAACATCTGTGTCGTAGGAGATGAGGATCAGAGTATTTATGCGTTTCGTGGGGCAAATATTAATAACATTCTGAATTTTGAAAGAGATTACAAGGAAGCATTTACGGTAAAATTGGAAAGAAATTACCGTTCTACAAAAAAAATACTGGATACAGCAAATGAGCTTATTAAAAATAATAAAAGTTCAAAAGGGAAAACACTTTGGACAGATGGCTCAGATGGGGAAAAAATCAAGATTTATAATGCAATGACTGTTTATGATGAAGCAGATTTTATTGTGACAGAGATGAAGAAAAAGAAAAGAGATGGTGCCGATTATAAGGATATGACGATTTTGTACAGAACGAATGCACAGTCAAGGGTGCTGGAGGAAAAACTGCTGTCGGCAAATATTCCATATAAAATTTACGGTGGGATGCAGTTCTTTCAACGTAAGGAAATAAAGGATATTTTGGCATATTTAAGTCTTTTAAATAATAAAAATGATAATCATAATTTTTATCGTATAATTAATGTTCCAAAACGTTCTGTTGGAGAAAAGACGCTGGAAAAAATACAGGAAGTTGCAAATGAAAAAAATATTTCCATGCTTGAAGCACTTCACTACATTGATGAAATTCCAGTAAGAGCAGCTACAAAGCTGGCATTAAAGGAATTTTACAATTTAATGCAAGGCATTTACTCAAGTCTTGAAGAAATGTCAATTAAGGAAATATTTGATGAAATATTAATTAGAACTCGTTATATTGACTCGATTGAAGATAATAAAGAAGATAGAGTTAAAAATATCGAAGAATTGTTAAATAGTATTATAGAACTTGAAAAACAAAATCCTAATATGAGTTTAAATGAATATCTTGATATGATTTCTTTAAGTTCGTCAACCGATGAAATGGAAGATGATGAAAATTATGTAAAACTTATGACAATTCACAGCTCGAAAGGACTAGAATTTGACTATGTCTTTCTTGCGGGAATGGAAGATGGGCTATTTCCGTCAATTTCTTTTGATTCTCCTGAAGAAGAGCTGGAAGAAGAGCGTAGGCTTTGCTATGTAGCGATAACTCGTGCTAAAAAAGAACTGTTTATTTCTTATTCTTCATCAAGAAAAATTTGGGGAAAAGATGACAATTTACGTCGTCCATCAAGATTTATCTATGAAATGAAGCAAGACAATCTGGAATATGTGGGCGGAAAATACGCAAGCCTAAAAGGACAATCTTCAGCTCCAAGAAGTTTTACACCGAAAATAGAAAACTTTAATCCATTTTCTAAAGATAAGTTGGGAACATTTGGTAAAAAATCAGGTTCTCAAACAACTTCAAATGTTAATTCTAAATATAAAGTTGGGGATGTGGTTAATCACAAAAAATTTGGACGTGGGAAAATAAAAAAAGTGGATATGAAAAGCATGATTGTGGAATTTATGGTTGGAGAAAAGAAAATAGCGTTGGTTTTGGCGGATAAAATTTTAGAAAAATAA
- a CDS encoding thymidine kinase produces the protein MIQNSKIGTLEVVTGSMFSGKSEELIRRLRRAEYAKQKIVAFKHAIDNRYGENGAFSHGNNSFRAYPVSDVSQMEEIMAKNIDAEVIGIDEIQFFGEKVVDFCKKYVEYGKRIIVAGLDMSFRAEPYEPVPELMSIADQVDKLHAICTVCGKPAYASQRLINGEPAYYDDPLVMVGANENYEARCRRHHIVRHRTDKKGKIYFIVGTEINVGKKFVEKMYEEQLVDKKKKESIVIKGQMDENEKSDLIKLREKINLALVENDYIFVRITGGLLLKLEGSYSILDFMCEFRKNSEVIIVSKNKKGVLNQILLTVDLLKKSDLNLKEIVYKNGSSHAGEEKEENGVIEKISKITEVKYREL, from the coding sequence ATGATACAAAATTCTAAAATTGGAACATTGGAAGTTGTTACTGGAAGTATGTTTTCAGGGAAAAGCGAGGAACTTATAAGAAGACTTAGAAGGGCTGAGTATGCAAAGCAGAAAATAGTGGCATTTAAGCATGCCATCGATAACAGATATGGTGAAAATGGAGCGTTTTCACATGGGAATAACAGTTTTAGGGCTTATCCTGTGAGCGATGTTTCCCAAATGGAAGAAATTATGGCAAAAAACATTGATGCAGAAGTGATTGGAATTGATGAAATACAGTTTTTTGGAGAAAAAGTTGTTGATTTTTGTAAAAAATATGTCGAATATGGGAAAAGGATAATTGTCGCTGGGCTGGATATGAGCTTTAGAGCTGAACCTTACGAGCCTGTGCCAGAACTGATGAGCATTGCTGATCAAGTTGACAAGCTGCATGCAATTTGTACAGTCTGTGGAAAGCCTGCTTATGCGAGCCAGCGTCTTATAAATGGAGAGCCTGCGTATTATGACGATCCATTGGTTATGGTTGGTGCAAATGAAAATTACGAGGCAAGATGCCGAAGACATCACATTGTGAGACATAGAACTGATAAAAAAGGGAAAATATATTTTATAGTCGGAACTGAAATTAACGTTGGTAAGAAGTTTGTTGAAAAAATGTATGAAGAACAGCTAGTTGACAAGAAAAAAAAAGAAAGTATTGTTATAAAAGGTCAGATGGATGAAAATGAAAAAAGTGATTTAATAAAATTGCGTGAAAAAATAAATTTGGCATTAGTTGAAAATGACTATATTTTTGTCAGAATTACTGGCGGACTTTTGTTAAAGCTAGAAGGAAGCTACAGTATTCTGGACTTTATGTGTGAATTTAGAAAAAATTCGGAAGTAATTATTGTTTCAAAAAATAAAAAAGGTGTACTTAATCAGATTTTATTAACAGTGGATCTGCTAAAAAAATCGGACTTGAACTTGAAGGAAATTGTCTATAAGAATGGGAGTAGTCACGCTGGGGAAGAAAAGGAAGAAAATGGTGTTATTGAGAAAATATCGAAAATAACGGAAGTTAAATATAGAGAATTGTAA
- a CDS encoding alpha-amylase family glycosyl hydrolase: MSLFKLKLKVLLFLIGSIVSFSGQNEELQKNNDNPENYENYLISAKKENTLKNKTEEENSVSNEIEDAVKSNESIKYSQRNDGVIDLNSLVHKEDSEYRVADGNNVKIMLRTKNNDVYSAEVVYNGGKKMMRGIGNYGGNEIFMAEVPNSISSYYFVLTDDKTRYYMGRNISKDPKNVNKFEYSRPTKLTHIPEWAKGSVGYQIYIDSFRNGDVDNDAIFNEFGTDDFSEPSGEIRSGTSKRELVMAYWGGNEKPQFSLNEWNSNYEEKSEWEENTLNDMQNYTRYYGGDLEGVIEKLDYIKDLGVEYIILSSPFYSLSNHKYDTIYFNHVDPYFGSMEQTGTVKGLDIQAKVHNNNGDMELNLLIFNPETDKNLLDEDLRDTRTWVWTDSDLQLASLVKIAHQKGLKVVLEVAPDITSSRFFAINNKEFSNWYMKDTVLDLSNPEVRNYFENSMKKWVLGPDEKFKQEIYDDGIDGIRYVYYDNKNKEYIASITENLKKYKPDLLITGEVSNNITKDIEDGVYDSGADYNIVNNIIKYTVNTNPNYRIDGVEFATKLNEIYNRYSSARFNMTQVFIGSLDTDRIFSGMINPNRVYDRNNQSDQGYLNIRPDLYDGTAVNKVKRVVSMQMMLPATPIIYYGDEKGMWGADSPRNRKPMLWEDYEPYEPETDNISKYMNRLRSFPNSVEVNEVQKWILYPVNSNSDIENHYRALLKIRKEHKNLFKNGKLRILEVYSDPKTKGRVDSEITAYLADQNRRAKLYQGRDFTPARPNTDFISYEISAGNESMIIVVNNGADEYPLSLQVPKLFGFYRNQLNLKENYAISDKKIQINVKPYEVKVLYSNAKNMFDSFRQNKN, from the coding sequence ATGAGTTTATTTAAATTAAAACTGAAAGTTTTACTGTTTTTAATAGGTTCAATTGTTTCATTTTCTGGACAGAATGAAGAATTACAAAAAAATAATGATAATCCAGAAAATTATGAAAATTATTTAATTAGTGCAAAAAAAGAAAATACTTTGAAAAACAAAACTGAAGAAGAAAATAGTGTTAGTAATGAAATAGAAGATGCTGTAAAATCAAATGAATCAATTAAATACAGTCAAAGAAATGATGGAGTCATTGATTTAAATTCACTGGTTCATAAGGAAGATTCTGAATACAGAGTAGCTGACGGGAATAATGTAAAAATTATGTTAAGAACGAAAAATAATGACGTTTATTCTGCAGAAGTTGTTTACAATGGCGGAAAAAAAATGATGCGTGGAATAGGAAATTATGGTGGAAATGAAATCTTTATGGCAGAAGTTCCAAATAGCATTTCAAGCTACTATTTTGTCCTTACGGATGACAAGACAAGATACTATATGGGACGAAATATTTCAAAAGATCCTAAAAATGTAAATAAATTTGAATATTCACGCCCTACTAAGTTGACGCATATTCCTGAATGGGCAAAAGGTTCTGTCGGATACCAGATTTATATTGATTCATTTAGAAATGGCGATGTTGATAATGATGCGATTTTTAATGAATTTGGGACAGATGACTTTTCAGAGCCGTCTGGAGAAATACGTTCAGGAACATCTAAAAGGGAATTGGTTATGGCATATTGGGGTGGAAACGAAAAGCCACAGTTTTCATTAAACGAATGGAACAGTAACTATGAGGAAAAAAGTGAATGGGAAGAAAATACATTAAATGATATGCAGAATTATACACGTTATTACGGTGGAGATTTGGAGGGAGTTATTGAAAAATTAGATTATATTAAAGATTTAGGTGTAGAATATATAATTTTGTCATCACCATTTTATTCGCTTTCAAATCATAAATACGATACGATTTATTTTAATCACGTTGACCCGTATTTTGGAAGTATGGAACAGACTGGAACAGTAAAAGGACTTGATATACAGGCAAAAGTTCACAATAATAATGGAGATATGGAATTAAATTTACTTATTTTCAATCCTGAAACTGATAAAAACTTACTTGATGAAGATTTGCGAGATACAAGAACGTGGGTCTGGACAGATTCCGATTTGCAATTGGCAAGCCTTGTGAAAATAGCTCACCAGAAAGGTCTGAAAGTAGTTCTGGAAGTAGCTCCAGATATTACTTCTAGTAGATTTTTTGCCATAAATAATAAGGAATTTTCAAACTGGTATATGAAAGATACTGTGTTAGATTTAAGCAATCCAGAAGTTAGAAATTATTTTGAAAATTCAATGAAAAAATGGGTTTTAGGACCTGATGAGAAATTTAAACAGGAAATATATGATGATGGAATTGATGGAATCCGTTATGTTTATTATGATAATAAGAATAAGGAATACATCGCAAGTATTACTGAAAATTTGAAAAAATATAAGCCTGATTTGTTAATTACAGGAGAAGTTTCAAATAATATTACAAAAGATATTGAAGATGGAGTTTATGACAGTGGTGCAGATTACAACATTGTTAATAATATTATAAAATATACGGTAAATACTAATCCAAATTACCGTATTGACGGAGTAGAATTTGCAACAAAATTAAATGAAATCTACAATAGATATTCAAGTGCTCGTTTTAATATGACGCAAGTGTTTATAGGCTCGCTTGATACAGATAGAATTTTTAGCGGAATGATAAATCCAAACAGAGTTTATGACAGAAATAATCAGTCAGATCAAGGATACTTGAACATAAGACCTGATTTATATGATGGAACAGCAGTAAATAAGGTAAAAAGAGTAGTTTCAATGCAAATGATGCTACCTGCCACACCAATTATCTATTATGGAGATGAAAAAGGAATGTGGGGAGCGGATTCTCCAAGAAACAGAAAACCAATGCTGTGGGAAGATTACGAGCCTTATGAACCAGAAACTGACAATATCAGCAAATATATGAACAGACTTAGAAGTTTTCCTAATTCTGTTGAAGTGAATGAAGTTCAAAAATGGATTTTGTATCCTGTAAATAGCAATTCTGATATTGAAAATCATTATAGGGCATTACTGAAAATAAGAAAAGAACATAAAAATTTATTTAAAAATGGGAAATTAAGAATCCTAGAAGTTTATAGCGATCCCAAAACAAAAGGACGTGTTGATTCAGAAATAACAGCCTATTTAGCTGACCAGAACAGACGTGCAAAACTGTATCAGGGACGTGATTTCACGCCTGCAAGACCAAATACGGACTTTATTTCCTATGAAATTTCAGCTGGAAATGAATCAATGATAATTGTTGTAAATAATGGTGCAGATGAATACCCATTATCATTGCAAGTGCCAAAATTATTTGGATTTTATAGAAATCAGCTAAATTTAAAGGAAAATTATGCAATTTCTGATAAAAAAATTCAAATTAACGTAAAACCTTATGAAGTCAAGGTTTTATACAGTAATGCAAAAAATATGTTTGATTCATTTAGACAAAATAAAAATTAA
- a CDS encoding ComF family protein, which translates to MAKLIAELIKDEFYYILKREKIDIVVNVPVSRKRKNERGYNQVDEILNCLKVNYVQIERVKNTKKMAEILDEEERNKNIKGAFRISGNVDFRGKNILILDDIVTTGATLREIKNSILEQFANKNENKNFENSIINKKLVI; encoded by the coding sequence ATGGCAAAATTAATTGCTGAATTAATAAAGGATGAATTTTATTATATTTTAAAAAGAGAAAAGATTGATATTGTTGTAAACGTGCCTGTCAGCAGAAAAAGGAAAAATGAGAGAGGGTATAATCAGGTTGACGAAATTTTAAATTGTCTGAAAGTAAATTATGTTCAAATTGAGCGAGTTAAAAATACGAAAAAAATGGCTGAAATTTTGGATGAAGAGGAAAGAAATAAAAATATAAAAGGTGCTTTTAGAATTTCTGGAAATGTTGATTTTAGAGGTAAAAATATTTTGATACTTGATGATATTGTAACGACAGGAGCTACACTTAGAGAAATAAAAAATAGCATTTTAGAGCAGTTTGCGAATAAAAATGAAAATAAAAATTTTGAAAATAGTATAATAAATAAAAAATTAGTAATATAA
- a CDS encoding zinc ribbon domain-containing protein yields the protein MRNDEKCCKCGAEIFEIKKVAIPTKKVVGTKIAIDTFYLKICKNCGYTEMYSTKIIQKVEDPVESC from the coding sequence ATGAGAAATGATGAAAAATGCTGTAAATGTGGAGCAGAAATATTTGAAATAAAAAAAGTGGCAATTCCAACAAAGAAAGTAGTCGGAACAAAAATTGCAATTGATACATTTTATTTGAAAATATGTAAAAATTGTGGTTATACAGAAATGTACTCAACTAAAATAATTCAAAAAGTTGAAGATCCAGTCGAGAGTTGCTAA
- a CDS encoding YraN family protein — protein sequence MNKREIGFKYENMAKEYLILQGLTFVESNFYTRFGEIDLIFFEKKSQTLVFVEVKYRKNDFFGSAIEMVTEEKQNKILASSQIYLLKKNWDKNVRYDIIGLNRGFDKIEWLKNAF from the coding sequence ATGAATAAAAGGGAAATTGGGTTTAAGTATGAGAATATGGCGAAAGAATATTTGATTTTGCAGGGACTTACGTTTGTTGAGAGTAATTTTTATACTAGATTTGGGGAGATTGACTTGATTTTTTTTGAAAAAAAGAGTCAGACGCTGGTGTTTGTGGAGGTCAAATATCGGAAGAATGATTTTTTTGGATCGGCGATTGAGATGGTGACGGAGGAGAAGCAGAATAAGATTCTTGCCAGTTCGCAGATTTATCTTTTGAAAAAAAATTGGGATAAGAATGTGAGATATGATATTATTGGGTTAAATAGGGGCTTTGATAAAATTGAGTGGTTAAAGAATGCGTTTTGA
- a CDS encoding tetratricopeptide repeat protein: MILWKLKKFYSKYLLTILFLWLLSFTIISCSKPANRVKNEDKKYLKLISLGDVERDEGNYKNAEKYYEEAKKYDNGAYLSIAYLYYNFIDKNEGEKKYKIAYDKGNSQAAYILGSIAYRKGNFNLAKKWYLKGIEKGDKFSNIDLGKLLISENKIDEAKKYLLKVEDGNDAEGIYYLMTIYYRERNKSKIHSLKEKMFGKNKMNGIDDEIMLKIDLMLGNKNENKKFELIDEADSLIRINKYEEAKKKYEKLLEYGFEGYYFLGNMYKFLDNNSEAMKYYEIAYKKGNMGMAAYKIGNVYEEKNNKLEAKKWYQAGINAGNSQSASTLGMLEISEGNEEKAKELFLRGIEQKNAEAILGMMGYYQKKGNDKKIKELAKKILEEKGLLYNSLNLNNIATKVFLYD; the protein is encoded by the coding sequence ATGATTTTGTGGAAATTAAAAAAATTTTATAGTAAATATTTACTAACTATTTTATTTTTATGGTTATTAAGTTTTACTATAATAAGTTGCTCTAAACCCGCAAATAGAGTTAAAAATGAGGATAAAAAATATCTGAAATTAATATCGTTAGGAGATGTAGAAAGAGATGAAGGTAATTATAAAAATGCTGAAAAATATTATGAGGAAGCAAAAAAATATGATAATGGTGCATATTTAAGTATTGCTTATTTATACTACAATTTTATTGATAAGAATGAAGGTGAAAAGAAATACAAAATTGCATATGATAAAGGAAATTCTCAAGCAGCATATATATTGGGGAGTATTGCTTATAGAAAAGGGAATTTTAATTTGGCGAAAAAATGGTATTTAAAAGGTATTGAAAAAGGCGATAAATTTTCTAACATTGATTTGGGGAAATTATTAATAAGTGAAAATAAAATTGATGAGGCAAAAAAATATTTGTTAAAAGTGGAAGATGGAAATGATGCTGAAGGAATATATTATCTTATGACGATTTATTATAGAGAAAGAAATAAGAGTAAGATTCATAGCTTAAAGGAAAAAATGTTTGGAAAAAATAAAATGAATGGAATAGATGATGAAATAATGTTAAAAATAGACTTGATGTTAGGAAATAAGAATGAAAATAAAAAATTTGAATTAATTGATGAAGCAGATTCCTTGATAAGAATAAATAAATACGAAGAAGCAAAGAAAAAATATGAAAAATTATTAGAGTATGGATTTGAAGGATACTATTTTCTAGGAAATATGTATAAATTTTTAGACAATAATTCAGAAGCTATGAAGTATTACGAAATCGCTTATAAAAAAGGAAATATGGGAATGGCGGCATATAAGATTGGAAATGTTTATGAAGAGAAAAATAATAAATTAGAAGCAAAAAAATGGTATCAAGCAGGAATAAATGCAGGAAATTCACAATCAGCAAGTACATTAGGAATGTTAGAAATATCCGAAGGTAATGAAGAAAAAGCTAAAGAACTATTTTTAAGAGGCATTGAACAGAAGAATGCGGAAGCAATATTAGGAATGATGGGTTATTATCAGAAAAAAGGGAATGATAAAAAAATAAAAGAGTTAGCCAAAAAAATATTAGAGGAAAAAGGATTATTATATAATTCATTAAATTTGAATAATATAGCAACAAAAGTGTTTTTATATGATTAA
- a CDS encoding ribonuclease HII, which produces MCKDKLENQKNELMEFDEKYNKIVVGVDEAGRGPLAGPVVAGAVIVIQDFPELQEINDSKKLTEKKRERLFEAIEKNCIVGIGIASEKEIDEMNILNATFLAMRRAINQVAEKSAFDIVLVDGNHLIREYEGEQECIVKGDSKSLAIATASIVAKVTRDRMLCEIAKEFPEYQFEKHKGYGTKKHREILLEKGACRYHRKTFLKKILDGSEKKK; this is translated from the coding sequence ATGTGTAAAGACAAATTAGAAAACCAAAAAAATGAATTAATGGAATTTGACGAAAAATATAATAAGATTGTTGTTGGGGTTGACGAAGCTGGGAGAGGTCCTTTGGCGGGACCAGTTGTGGCTGGAGCTGTAATTGTGATTCAGGATTTTCCAGAATTGCAGGAGATTAATGACTCAAAAAAGTTGACTGAGAAAAAAAGGGAAAGATTGTTTGAAGCAATAGAAAAAAATTGTATCGTGGGAATCGGAATTGCTTCAGAAAAAGAAATTGATGAGATGAATATTTTGAATGCAACATTTCTAGCAATGCGTCGAGCGATTAATCAAGTGGCTGAAAAATCAGCATTTGATATAGTTCTAGTTGATGGCAATCATTTGATTCGTGAGTATGAAGGAGAGCAGGAATGCATTGTGAAGGGAGATAGCAAGTCATTAGCTATTGCGACAGCTTCGATTGTGGCAAAGGTTACAAGGGATAGAATGCTTTGTGAAATAGCAAAAGAATTTCCTGAGTATCAATTTGAGAAACATAAAGGATATGGAACTAAGAAACATAGAGAAATTTTGCTTGAAAAAGGGGCTTGTAGGTATCATAGGAAGACGTTTTTGAAGAAAATATTGGATGGAAGTGAGAAGAAAAAGTAG
- a CDS encoding RluA family pseudouridine synthase, with protein MKEKYEVENEFEDEIDVENSENEENIVVLKEEAGSRIDKFLSERLELTRTRIQQLIKDENILVNEKKTKPAYKIEENDTIKVVIPELETVEIKPENIDIEIIYEDNDLAVINKKAGIVVHPANGHYSGTLVNAILYHIKDLSGINGEIRPGIVHRLDKDTSGLLIIAKNDKAHLKLSQMFHDKTVKKIYLAILKGKLNQKSGRIVTQIGRDKNDRKKMTVINDLNSGKTAITNYEVISQTEKFTLVKVHIETGRTHQIRVHMKHLGYPILGDSVYGRTDTEKRQMLHAYKLEFQHPITEENLEFIAKLPEDFKKALKKCGLEFETL; from the coding sequence ATGAAAGAAAAATATGAAGTTGAAAATGAATTTGAAGATGAAATAGATGTTGAAAATAGTGAAAATGAGGAAAATATTGTTGTTTTGAAGGAAGAGGCAGGGAGCAGGATTGATAAATTTTTGTCGGAAAGGCTCGAGTTGACACGGACACGTATTCAACAGCTTATAAAAGATGAAAATATTTTGGTAAATGAAAAAAAGACAAAGCCTGCTTATAAAATTGAAGAAAATGATACAATAAAAGTTGTAATTCCAGAACTGGAAACTGTTGAAATTAAACCTGAAAACATTGATATTGAAATAATTTACGAGGACAATGATTTGGCAGTTATCAATAAAAAAGCTGGAATTGTCGTACATCCTGCAAATGGGCATTATTCGGGAACGCTTGTAAATGCAATTTTGTATCACATCAAAGATTTGTCAGGAATAAATGGAGAAATCCGTCCTGGCATTGTGCATAGGCTAGACAAGGACACAAGTGGACTTTTAATAATCGCCAAAAATGACAAGGCACATCTAAAATTGTCACAAATGTTTCACGATAAAACTGTAAAAAAAATTTATCTTGCAATTTTAAAAGGAAAACTAAACCAGAAAAGCGGAAGAATTGTAACACAAATCGGACGTGATAAAAACGATAGGAAGAAAATGACTGTAATAAATGACTTAAATTCAGGAAAAACTGCGATTACAAATTACGAAGTAATTTCTCAGACGGAAAAATTTACGCTTGTTAAAGTTCATATTGAAACTGGAAGAACTCATCAAATAAGAGTTCACATGAAACATTTAGGATACCCAATTTTAGGCGACAGTGTTTACGGCAGAACAGACACAGAAAAACGCCAAATGCTTCATGCCTATAAGCTTGAATTTCAACATCCGATTACAGAAGAAAATTTAGAATTTATTGCAAAATTGCCAGAAGATTTTAAAAAAGCATTGAAAAAATGTGGACTGGAATTTGAAACTTTATAA
- a CDS encoding Fic family protein, which yields MEDKYKMTLEENIFVAKRNIVDSIWKSANLEGIAVTYPQTETIFQGLGVQNIKVKDINAIVNLKHSWEFILENIEYPLDLNYICKINQLMGEANVNPFPGQLRFSDVSMGGTDWEPEIPDKKKVNDNLNKILESENSATEKAINLMLYLMRSQLFYDGNKRTSMMTANHVMIQNGAGIISVPIKQQEKFLELLVKFYETNDTSGIKELIYNHCIDGINFKRE from the coding sequence ATGGAAGACAAGTATAAAATGACATTGGAGGAGAATATTTTTGTTGCGAAAAGAAATATAGTGGATTCAATTTGGAAATCGGCAAATCTGGAAGGAATAGCTGTGACTTATCCTCAGACAGAAACGATTTTTCAAGGGCTGGGAGTTCAGAATATTAAAGTTAAGGATATAAATGCCATTGTTAATTTAAAACATTCGTGGGAATTTATTTTGGAAAATATTGAATATCCTCTTGATTTAAACTATATTTGCAAAATTAATCAGCTAATGGGGGAGGCAAATGTAAATCCTTTTCCAGGACAATTGAGATTCTCGGATGTAAGTATGGGTGGAACAGATTGGGAGCCTGAAATTCCAGATAAGAAAAAAGTGAATGATAATTTGAATAAAATTTTGGAAAGTGAAAACTCTGCAACAGAAAAAGCAATAAATTTAATGCTATATTTAATGAGAAGTCAGCTTTTTTATGATGGAAATAAAAGGACAAGCATGATGACAGCAAATCACGTGATGATTCAAAATGGTGCTGGAATTATTTCTGTACCGATAAAACAGCAAGAGAAATTTTTGGAACTGCTTGTCAAATTTTATGAAACTAATGATACGAGTGGAATTAAGGAATTGATTTATAATCATTGCATTGATGGGATAAATTTTAAAAGAGAATAG
- a CDS encoding HD domain-containing protein — protein MYIIRKAMEYFKPKINKAYMNEALKKLTEKEKKIFLEMSDYDKFHSLEVYKKIKKTELKNNEKYLKLALLHDCGKENVSIITRVLHKLGFKTQLQNHAQRSFEKLEKLDEEVAVLAKNHHNRDYSQEMDAFQECDDES, from the coding sequence ATGTATATAATTAGAAAAGCAATGGAATATTTTAAACCGAAAATTAACAAGGCTTATATGAATGAGGCTTTGAAAAAATTGACAGAAAAAGAAAAGAAAATATTTTTGGAAATGTCTGATTATGATAAGTTTCATTCGCTTGAAGTTTATAAAAAAATAAAAAAAACAGAACTAAAAAATAATGAGAAATATTTAAAATTGGCACTTCTGCACGACTGTGGAAAAGAAAATGTGTCGATTATAACGAGAGTTTTGCATAAATTAGGATTTAAAACGCAGTTGCAAAATCACGCACAAAGAAGTTTTGAAAAGCTGGAAAAATTAGATGAGGAAGTAGCAGTTTTGGCGAAAAATCATCATAATAGAGATTATTCGCAGGAAATGGACGCTTTTCAGGAATGTGATGATGAGAGTTAA